Proteins encoded by one window of Lathyrus oleraceus cultivar Zhongwan6 chromosome 1, CAAS_Psat_ZW6_1.0, whole genome shotgun sequence:
- the LOC127121581 gene encoding probable galacturonosyltransferase 14: protein MQLHFSPSMRSITISSNNGFIDLMKIKVAACHISYRTLFHTILVLAFLLPFVFILTAVVTLEGVNKCSSLDCLGRRLGPRLLGRADNSARLVKDFYNILNEVKTGEIPSSLKLPDSFDQMVSSMKDNQYDAKTFALMLKGMMQKFEKEVRESKFAELMNKHFAASSIPKGINCLSLRLTDEYSSNAHARKQLPPPELLPMLSDNSYHHFILSTDNILAASVVVASTVQSSQRPEKIVFHVITDKKTYAGMHSWFALNPPSPAIVEVKGLHQFDWLTRENVPVLEAVESQNGIRDYYHGNHLLGANLSDTNPHKFASKLQSRSPKYISLLNHIRIYIPELFPNLEKVVFLDDDVVVQRDLSPLWEIDMNGKVNGAVETCRGEDDWVMSKHLKNYFNFSHPLIAGHLDPDECAWAYGMNVFDLRTWRTSNIRETYHSWLKENLRSNMTMWKLGTLPPALIAFKGHVYPIDPAWHMLGLGYQTSTNVEDVKTAAVIHYNGQSKPWLEIGFEHLRPFWNKYVNYSNDFVRNCNIMDL, encoded by the exons ATGCAGCTTCATTTCTCGCCTAGCATGAGAAGCATCACGATATCAAGCAACAATGGGTTTATTGACTTGATGAAGATCAAAGTCGCAGCTTGTCACATTTCTTATCGAACCCTTTTTCATACCATACTCGTCCTTGCTTTTTTGTTGCCATTTGTCTTCATTCTCACTGCTGTTGTTACCCTTGAAGGTGTCAACAAGTGTTCTTCATTGG ATTGTTTAGGTAGACGGTTAGGACCAAGGCTACTTGGCAGGGCTGACAATTCAGCG AGATTAGTTAAAGATTTTTACAACATACTGAACGAAGTCAAGACCGGGGAAATTCCATCTAGTTTAAAGCTGCCCGATTCATTTGATCAAATGGTTTCTTCTATGAAGGATAATCAATATGATGCGAAAACATTCGCTTTAATGTTAAAGGGAATG ATGCAGAAATTTGAGAAAGAAGTCAGAGAATCTAAATTTGCAGAGCTGATGAATAAACACTTTGCAGCTAGTTCTATCCCTAAAGGGATTAATTGTCTCTCTTTGCGTTTAACCGATGAATACTCGTCGAATGCGCATGCACGCAAACAATTGCCTCCGCCAGAGTTACTACCTATGCTCTCCGACAACTCATACCACCATTTTATTTTGTCAACCGATAACATCTTGGCTGCTTCAGTAGTTGTTGCCTCTACTGTTCAGTCATCTCAGAGACCTGAAAAGATAGTCTTCCATGTCATCACCGACAAAAAAACTTACGCCGGTATGCACTCGTGGTTTGCACTAAATCCTCCCTCACCTGCTATAGTTGAAGTCAAAGGCCTTCACCAGTTTGACTGGTTAACTAGAGAAAATGTTCCGGTACTTGAAGCCGTAGAAAGCCAAAATGGAATTAGGGATTACTATCATGGGAATCATCTCTTGGGAGCCAATCTCAGTGATACCAATCCACATAAATTCGCGTCAAAATTGCAGTCGAGAAGTCCAAAGTACATATCTTTACTCAACCATATCCGCATATACATACCCGAG CTTTTTCCGAACCTTGAAAAGGTAGTTTTTTTGGATGACGATGTTGTGGTTCAGCGGGATTTGTCTCCGCTTTGGGAAATTGATATGAATGGAAAAGTTAACGGAGCTGTGGAAACGTGTAGAGGTGAAGATGATTGGGTAATGTCGAAGCATTTAAAGAACTACTTCAATTTTTCCCATCCCCTCATTGCAGGGCATTTGGATCCTGATGAGTGTGCTTGGGCTTACGGAATGAATGTCTTCGATCTTCGTACATGGAGAACGTCAAATATTAGAGAGACATATCATTCCTGGCTGAAAGAG AATCTGAGGTCAAACATGACGATGTGGAAGCTAGGAACCCTACCTCCAGCTTTGATTGCGTTTAAAGGTCACGTGTATCCAATCGACCCTGCTTGGCACATGCTTGGTTTAGGTTATCAGACCAGCACCAATGTTGAGGATGTGAAAACGGCTGCGGTTATTCATTACAATGGCCAATCAAAACCTTGGTTAGAAATCGGGTTTGAACATCTTAGACCGTTTTGGAACAAGTATGTCAATTATTCAAATGATTTTGTTAGGAACTGTAATATCATGGACTTATAG